Proteins found in one Prochlorothrix hollandica PCC 9006 = CALU 1027 genomic segment:
- a CDS encoding response regulator, translating into MIRTLIVDDQKLIRQCLRLLLANDPLIEIVGEAAHGAAAIAQVEELHPDVVLMDISMPVMDGVEATRHICDRFDTVKVLILSIDDDDEYVAQALRHGAAGYLLKDTPAEEVVFAIQAVYKGYTHLGPGLGQKIIAQLPDPVLYSPQRWAQLTPREQEVLGLIAKGSSNREIADSLFITERTVKNHVTSILHRLNLRDRTQAAIFAHGTLDTRS; encoded by the coding sequence ATGATTCGGACCCTCATCGTTGATGATCAGAAATTAATTCGCCAATGCCTGCGATTGCTCCTGGCCAACGATCCCCTAATCGAGATTGTGGGGGAAGCGGCCCATGGGGCGGCGGCCATTGCCCAGGTGGAAGAATTGCACCCCGATGTGGTGCTGATGGATATTTCCATGCCAGTCATGGATGGGGTGGAGGCAACCCGCCACATTTGCGATCGCTTTGACACCGTTAAAGTATTGATCCTGAGCATTGACGATGACGACGAATATGTGGCCCAAGCCTTGCGCCATGGGGCGGCGGGGTATTTGCTGAAGGACACCCCCGCCGAGGAGGTGGTGTTTGCCATCCAAGCGGTATACAAGGGCTATACCCACCTGGGTCCCGGTCTGGGTCAAAAAATCATCGCCCAATTGCCCGACCCCGTCCTCTATTCCCCCCAACGCTGGGCACAACTCACCCCGCGAGAACAGGAGGTGCTGGGCTTAATTGCCAAAGGCTCCAGCAACCGGGAAATTGCCGACAGTCTGTTTATTACCGAGCGCACCGTTAAAAACCACGTCACCAGTATTCTGCACCGCTTAAATCTCCGCGATCGCACCCAAGCCGCCATTTTCGCCCATGGCACCCTAGACACACGCTCCTAG
- a CDS encoding IS1634 family transposase, whose protein sequence is GEEPQGYYYHPQITLEQSEALILPYKNQTGRFILATNHLDPEMSSPFQALSFYKEQQGTERGFRFIKDPLFFASSVFLKSTSRIMALAFIMALSLLVYSLGQRKLRMALQQAEASVPNQKGKPTARPTLRWIFQGFQSIHVVLIDGVKSLIKLTEFQRLVLRFLGSHCQKYYCLS, encoded by the coding sequence GGTGAAGAACCTCAAGGATATTACTATCATCCTCAAATCACATTAGAGCAATCAGAGGCATTGATTTTACCTTACAAGAATCAAACAGGGCGGTTTATTTTAGCGACGAATCATCTTGACCCGGAAATGTCGTCTCCGTTTCAAGCTTTATCCTTTTATAAAGAGCAACAAGGAACAGAAAGAGGGTTTCGGTTTATCAAAGACCCTTTGTTTTTTGCTTCTAGTGTTTTTCTCAAAAGTACGAGTCGAATAATGGCTCTGGCTTTTATTATGGCTCTGTCTTTACTGGTATATTCGTTGGGACAACGAAAGCTTCGCATGGCACTACAACAAGCTGAAGCTTCTGTGCCCAATCAAAAAGGGAAGCCGACTGCTCGACCGACTTTACGATGGATTTTTCAGGGTTTTCAATCGATTCATGTAGTCTTGATAGATGGGGTCAAGTCTTTGATTAAATTGACTGAATTTCAACGTCTAGTCTTGAGATTTTTGGGAAGCCACTGTCAAAAATACTATTGCTTGAGTTGA
- a CDS encoding response regulator, with protein sequence MTRILVVEDSRTQRQMMAGLLTDQGFQVQTAHNGVQALERVTSFDPEVIVLDVLMPELNGYEVCRRLKRQPATQNIRVLFCSSQGSEVDRYWARKQGGDAYLVKPFPPGVLVEMVTELIKGEPHAV encoded by the coding sequence ATGACTCGAATTTTAGTTGTTGAAGATAGCCGCACCCAACGCCAGATGATGGCTGGTCTCTTGACCGACCAGGGTTTCCAGGTGCAAACGGCCCACAATGGGGTGCAAGCCTTGGAACGGGTGACCAGCTTTGATCCAGAGGTGATTGTGCTGGATGTGTTGATGCCGGAATTAAATGGTTACGAAGTCTGTCGGCGGTTGAAACGCCAGCCAGCAACCCAAAATATCCGGGTTCTCTTTTGCTCGTCCCAGGGCAGCGAAGTCGATCGCTATTGGGCGAGGAAACAGGGGGGAGATGCCTACCTGGTTAAGCCGTTTCCCCCTGGGGTTTTGGTGGAGATGGTGACGGAACTGATCAAGGGGGAACCCCATGCCGTCTAG
- the aspS gene encoding aspartate--tRNA ligase, which produces MRTHYCGDLRSEHIGQTVNLCGWVDRRRDHGGVIFIDLRDRSGVVQIVSDPERTASSYDNADRLRNEYVVNIVGRVSQRPPESLNPKLPTGEVEIYAERIEVLNAVQRQLPFQVSSSDMDTVKEELRLKYRYLDLRRERMAQNLQLRSRLIRTIRRYLEDEAAFMEVETPILTKSTPEGARDYLVPSRVNPGEWFALPQSPQIFKQLLMVAGCDRYYQIARCFRDEDLRADRQPEFTQLDMEMSFLTQEEVLDLNENLVCHLFKTLKGLELPRPFPRITYADSLARYGTDRPDTRYGLELVEVSDVLADSGFKVFSRAVAEGGVIKILPVPEGNDKISNVRIKPGARGDLHQEATGAGAGGLAYIRVRENFELDTIGAIKDNLTADQIQEVVQRTGAQPGWLLLFGAGPAAVVNKALDRVRQVLGRELGLIPPDVFNLVWVTDFPMFEWNGDEKRWEALHHPFTAPLPEDRHDLPNARAQAYDLVLNGYEVGGGSLRNYQREIQAEVFGTIGLSPEEAEEKFGFLLEALDYGAPPHGGIAYGIDRLAMLLAGEESIRDTIAFPKTQQARCLLTNAPAQADAKQLKELQVASTFKPKVKTEE; this is translated from the coding sequence ATGCGAACCCATTACTGCGGCGATCTTCGATCGGAACACATTGGACAAACCGTGAACCTCTGCGGCTGGGTCGATCGCCGCCGCGACCATGGGGGAGTGATTTTCATTGATTTGCGCGATCGCAGTGGGGTGGTGCAAATTGTCAGCGATCCAGAGCGCACGGCCAGTTCCTATGACAACGCCGATCGCCTGCGCAATGAATATGTGGTCAACATTGTGGGCCGGGTCAGCCAACGCCCCCCGGAGTCCCTCAACCCCAAGCTGCCCACGGGGGAGGTGGAGATCTACGCGGAACGCATTGAGGTGTTGAATGCGGTGCAGCGGCAACTGCCGTTCCAGGTGTCCAGCAGCGACATGGATACGGTCAAAGAGGAATTGCGCCTTAAATATCGCTACCTGGATCTGCGCCGGGAACGCATGGCCCAAAACCTGCAACTGCGATCGCGGCTGATCCGCACCATTCGCCGCTATTTAGAAGACGAAGCCGCCTTTATGGAGGTGGAAACCCCCATTCTCACCAAGTCCACCCCAGAAGGGGCGCGGGACTATTTGGTGCCGTCGCGGGTGAACCCTGGGGAGTGGTTTGCGTTGCCCCAATCCCCCCAGATTTTTAAGCAATTGCTGATGGTGGCCGGCTGCGATCGCTATTACCAAATTGCCCGCTGTTTCCGGGACGAGGATTTGCGGGCCGATCGCCAGCCGGAGTTTACCCAACTGGATATGGAAATGAGTTTCCTGACCCAAGAAGAGGTGCTGGATCTCAACGAAAATCTGGTATGCCATCTGTTCAAAACCCTGAAGGGTCTGGAGTTGCCCCGTCCCTTCCCCCGCATTACCTACGCCGACTCCCTGGCCCGCTATGGCACCGATCGCCCCGACACCCGCTATGGTTTGGAACTGGTGGAGGTGTCCGATGTGTTGGCCGATAGCGGCTTTAAGGTGTTTTCCCGCGCCGTGGCGGAGGGGGGGGTGATCAAAATCCTGCCGGTGCCGGAGGGCAATGACAAAATCTCTAATGTGCGCATTAAACCGGGCGCTCGTGGGGACCTGCACCAGGAAGCCACCGGGGCAGGAGCCGGGGGTCTGGCCTATATCCGGGTGCGGGAGAATTTTGAGCTGGACACGATCGGGGCCATTAAGGACAACCTGACGGCGGACCAGATCCAGGAGGTTGTGCAGCGCACGGGGGCACAACCGGGCTGGTTGCTGCTGTTTGGGGCGGGTCCCGCAGCGGTGGTGAACAAAGCCCTCGATCGGGTGCGCCAGGTGTTGGGTCGGGAGTTGGGCCTGATTCCCCCGGATGTCTTTAATCTGGTGTGGGTGACGGATTTCCCCATGTTTGAGTGGAATGGCGATGAAAAACGCTGGGAGGCTCTGCACCACCCCTTTACGGCCCCTCTCCCGGAGGATCGCCATGATCTCCCCAACGCCCGCGCCCAAGCCTATGATTTGGTTTTGAATGGCTATGAAGTGGGGGGGGGCAGTTTGCGGAATTATCAACGGGAGATCCAAGCGGAGGTGTTTGGCACCATTGGTCTGTCTCCTGAAGAGGCGGAGGAAAAGTTTGGCTTTTTGCTGGAAGCTTTGGACTATGGGGCACCTCCCCATGGGGGCATTGCTTACGGTATCGATCGTTTGGCCATGTTGTTGGCGGGGGAGGAGTCGATCCGGGATACGATCGCGTTCCCCAAAACCCAACAGGCCCGCTGTTTGCTCACCAATGCCCCGGCCCAGGCGGATGCTAAACAACTGAAAGAGCTACAGGTGGCTTCTACCTTTAAGCCCAAGGTCAAAACCGAGGAATAA
- the cofH gene encoding 7,8-didemethyl-8-hydroxy-5-deazariboflavin synthase subunit CofH, which yields MITSPPPPLVTLESILDRARQGHDLSPQDGEQLLTTPDPGAIAAIRDTADALRQQQVGDTVTYVVNRNINFTNICEQHCSFCAFRRDAGDQGAYWLDLEQMLEKAQLAVDQGATELCIQGGLNPAAKHQGTSLGFYTQVLQTLKQAFPHLHLHAFSPQEVQFIAREDGLDYGTTIAALQAAGVDSMPGTAAEVLDDQVRRVICPEKINSATWLEIVGTAHRLGLSTTSTLLSGHIETPAQQMHHLAQLRSLQQTAQAQGYAGGITEFILLPFVGELAPLPLRRRVGRDQPCLPSALRLMAVARIFLGNWIPNHQPSWVKLGLEGATQALTWGCNDIGGTLMEEHITSMAGAKGGTCQTVTDLRRAIASLGRPMQQRDTVYRAIVS from the coding sequence ATGATTACCTCCCCCCCTCCCCCCCTCGTCACCCTTGAGTCCATCCTCGATCGCGCCCGCCAAGGTCACGATCTCAGCCCCCAGGATGGGGAACAGTTACTGACAACGCCAGATCCGGGGGCGATCGCCGCCATCCGGGACACCGCCGATGCCCTGCGACAGCAACAGGTGGGGGACACCGTGACCTATGTGGTCAACCGCAACATTAATTTCACCAATATCTGTGAACAGCACTGTAGTTTCTGTGCCTTTCGGCGGGATGCCGGGGATCAGGGAGCCTATTGGCTCGATTTGGAGCAAATGCTGGAGAAAGCCCAACTGGCGGTCGATCAGGGCGCGACGGAGTTATGCATTCAAGGGGGACTGAACCCCGCCGCCAAACACCAAGGGACCAGCTTGGGGTTCTATACCCAGGTGCTGCAAACCCTCAAACAAGCCTTTCCCCACCTCCATCTCCATGCCTTTTCCCCCCAGGAGGTGCAGTTCATTGCCCGGGAAGATGGCTTGGACTATGGCACCACGATCGCGGCGCTCCAAGCGGCGGGGGTAGACTCCATGCCGGGAACGGCAGCGGAGGTCTTGGATGATCAGGTGCGCCGGGTGATTTGCCCAGAGAAAATTAACAGCGCCACCTGGCTAGAGATTGTGGGCACCGCCCACCGCCTGGGGTTATCCACCACCAGCACCCTGCTGTCGGGCCACATCGAAACCCCGGCCCAGCAGATGCACCACTTGGCCCAGTTGCGATCGCTGCAACAAACGGCCCAAGCCCAGGGCTATGCTGGCGGCATTACGGAGTTTATTCTGTTGCCCTTTGTGGGGGAATTGGCCCCCTTACCCCTGCGGCGGCGGGTGGGGCGGGATCAACCCTGTCTCCCCAGTGCCCTGCGGTTGATGGCGGTGGCCCGGATTTTCCTGGGCAACTGGATCCCCAATCACCAGCCCAGTTGGGTCAAGTTGGGCCTGGAGGGGGCGACCCAGGCGCTGACCTGGGGCTGTAATGACATTGGGGGAACGTTGATGGAGGAGCATATTACCTCCATGGCGGGGGCCAAGGGGGGCACTTGCCAGACGGTGACGGATCTCCGGCGGGCGATCGCGTCCCTGGGGCGACCGATGCAACAACGGGACACGGTGTATCGCGCGATCGTCTCCTAA
- the larC2 gene encoding nickel pincer cofactor biosynthesis protein LarC2, translating to MRPPEPSSKSQQPETSGKSGQLAVDPKSQQPATGGKSGQLAIDQQSQQPETGDQSGQLALDKGSQQPETSGKSGQLAIDQQSQQPETGDQSGQLALDKGSQQPETSSKLGPLAIDKGSQQPETSGKSGQLAIDKGSQQPATGDKSGQLAIDKGSQQPATGGVSPPLQHREGGRDTAPHSQATHQPTQILVLQTQLDDLSPQAIGYVGEELLSLGALDVFTQAITMKKNRPGVLLSVICSLDLGPQCEALLFRETSTLGIRRLVQERRVLQRQFHRVSTAYGEVAVKVAWDDSLGSSPQQPLNVQPEYGDCATLARATGLPWQTIHRQAIAAWFAQTSTPA from the coding sequence TTGCGACCACCGGAACCTAGCAGCAAGTCTCAGCAACCGGAAACCAGCGGCAAGTCTGGGCAATTAGCAGTAGACCCCAAGTCTCAGCAACCCGCAACCGGCGGCAAGTCGGGGCAATTAGCAATAGACCAGCAGTCTCAGCAACCGGAAACCGGCGACCAGTCGGGGCAATTGGCACTAGACAAAGGGTCTCAGCAACCGGAAACCAGCGGCAAGTCGGGGCAATTAGCAATAGACCAGCAGTCTCAGCAACCGGAAACCGGCGACCAGTCGGGGCAATTGGCACTAGACAAAGGGTCTCAGCAACCGGAAACCAGTAGCAAGTTGGGACCATTAGCAATAGATAAAGGGTCGCAGCAACCGGAAACCAGCGGCAAGTCTGGGCAATTAGCAATAGATAAAGGGTCGCAGCAACCCGCAACCGGCGACAAGTCTGGGCAATTAGCAATAGATAAAGGGTCGCAGCAACCCGCAACGGGCGGGGTTTCCCCGCCCCTACAGCACCGGGAGGGGGGTCGGGACACCGCACCCCATTCCCAGGCCACCCACCAGCCCACCCAAATTCTGGTGCTGCAAACCCAGTTGGACGATCTGTCCCCCCAGGCCATTGGCTATGTGGGTGAGGAACTGCTGAGCTTGGGGGCGTTGGATGTGTTTACCCAGGCCATCACCATGAAAAAGAACCGCCCTGGGGTGTTGCTGTCGGTGATTTGTAGCCTCGATTTGGGTCCCCAGTGTGAAGCGCTGTTGTTCCGGGAAACCAGTACCCTGGGCATTCGTCGCCTGGTGCAGGAACGGCGGGTCTTGCAGCGCCAATTCCACAGGGTCAGCACGGCCTATGGGGAGGTGGCCGTCAAGGTAGCCTGGGACGACAGCCTCGGCTCCAGCCCCCAGCAACCCCTCAATGTGCAGCCGGAATACGGAGATTGCGCCACCCTGGCCCGCGCCACCGGACTCCCCTGGCAAACGATCCACCGTCAGGCGATCGCCGCCTGGTTCGCCCAAACCTCTACCCCTGCTTGA
- a CDS encoding L-threonylcarbamoyladenylate synthase, whose amino-acid sequence MAKFYELHPTNPQFRRIEAIRDALRRGAIMLYPTDTVYAIGCDLTAKSAVDRVRQIKQLSNDKPLTFLCPSLSNVAQYAHVTDANYRLLKSLVPGPYTFLLPATKLVPKVVMNPKRKTAGIRVPQSPVCQELLEALDNPIISTSAHMPELSAKGGRYRDSTYQVNPAELFDQLESVVDIIVAIEDLALGNDEPRVLSSNPDYQVSTILDLTTPEPTVVRKGLGWAALRDWDLAESA is encoded by the coding sequence ATGGCTAAATTTTATGAACTCCATCCCACTAACCCTCAATTCCGACGCATTGAGGCAATCCGCGATGCCCTGCGCCGGGGTGCGATTATGCTCTACCCCACCGATACGGTGTATGCCATTGGCTGTGACCTAACCGCTAAATCCGCCGTGGACCGGGTGCGCCAAATTAAGCAATTATCCAACGATAAGCCCCTCACCTTTCTCTGTCCGTCCCTCTCCAATGTGGCCCAGTATGCCCATGTCACCGATGCGAATTACCGGCTGCTGAAGTCCCTGGTGCCAGGACCCTACACCTTTTTGCTCCCCGCCACCAAGCTGGTGCCCAAGGTGGTGATGAACCCCAAGCGCAAAACCGCTGGGATTCGAGTTCCCCAAAGCCCCGTCTGTCAGGAGCTTTTAGAGGCGTTGGATAACCCCATTATCTCCACCTCTGCCCATATGCCGGAACTATCTGCCAAGGGCGGACGCTACCGGGATTCCACCTATCAAGTGAACCCTGCGGAGTTGTTTGATCAACTGGAGTCTGTGGTGGATATCATTGTGGCGATCGAAGACCTTGCCCTGGGCAACGACGAACCTCGTGTCTTGTCCAGTAATCCAGATTATCAAGTGTCCACCATTTTGGATTTAACCACTCCAGAGCCAACCGTGGTGCGCAAGGGTTTGGGCTGGGCGGCGTTGCGGGATTGGGATTTGGCGGAAAGTGCCTAG
- a CDS encoding dipeptide ABC transporter ATP-binding protein, whose translation MVDPSPSALLQLQDLSITYPRGSQPAVTEVSLALYPGEIVGLVGESGCGKSTLGRAMLRLLPPGSKVSGRLDFEGQSVLDLSPKGLQRFRGEAVGLVFQDPMTRLDPLMTIGDHCYETLKVHRPQLSKRQILDRIGEALDAVHIARDRAQQYPHEFSGGMRQRVAIALTLMLNPKLIVADEPTTSLDVTVAAQILTELTRLCRERSMAMMLISHDLALVGQYCDRIAVMYDGAMVENGETQQVLYHPRHPYTQTLLRAAMQLHGDHPHPQAPQGSHGTIEGKTNPEATPQLAPALDQATNLNSAANPAANPAANPDRNGLSPHHHQGNPDRNGQPLHPATPDSAAATPAPQPLLRLSQVRQYYTLDSGILGRFLGQSPNTIKAVDDLSFEVMAGETLGLVGESGCGKSTLCRTILQLIKPTAGRIEFGDQDLCQMSAPVLRRQRRSMQMVFQDPRACLNPLMTLGQSIADPLLVHRLVPHAAAAKTQVLALLERVGLTPADTFYHRRPHEISGGQQQRVAIARALITHPQLLICDEPVSMLDATVQAQVLELMVDLKREFQLTYIFVTHDLWVARSFCDRIAVMSGGKIVELGTTDQVFRHPQHPYTRSLLAAAPVLRTA comes from the coding sequence ATGGTTGACCCATCCCCCTCGGCCCTGTTGCAACTCCAGGATCTATCCATTACCTATCCCCGTGGCAGTCAGCCCGCCGTAACAGAGGTGTCCCTAGCCCTATATCCGGGGGAAATTGTGGGCTTAGTGGGGGAGTCGGGCTGTGGCAAAAGCACCCTAGGGCGGGCCATGTTGCGGCTCTTACCCCCCGGCAGCAAGGTCAGCGGTCGGCTGGATTTTGAAGGCCAATCCGTGTTGGATCTATCCCCCAAAGGCTTGCAGCGCTTCCGAGGAGAAGCCGTGGGCTTGGTGTTTCAGGATCCCATGACCCGCCTCGATCCCTTGATGACCATCGGCGATCACTGCTACGAAACCCTGAAGGTCCATCGCCCCCAGTTAAGCAAACGACAAATCCTCGATCGCATCGGGGAAGCCCTAGACGCGGTACACATTGCCCGCGATCGTGCCCAACAATATCCCCATGAATTCAGCGGCGGAATGCGCCAGCGGGTGGCCATTGCCCTGACCTTGATGCTGAACCCCAAGCTGATTGTGGCCGATGAACCCACCACTAGCCTGGATGTAACGGTGGCAGCCCAAATCCTGACGGAACTGACCCGCCTCTGCCGGGAGCGATCGATGGCCATGATGCTGATTTCCCATGATTTGGCCCTGGTGGGGCAATACTGCGATCGCATTGCGGTGATGTATGACGGCGCAATGGTGGAAAACGGGGAAACCCAACAGGTGCTCTATCACCCCCGCCACCCCTACACCCAAACCCTCCTGCGGGCGGCCATGCAACTCCATGGGGATCACCCCCACCCCCAAGCACCCCAGGGCAGTCATGGGACGATCGAGGGCAAAACGAATCCAGAAGCAACCCCCCAGCTAGCTCCCGCCTTAGATCAGGCGACAAACTTAAATTCAGCCGCCAATCCAGCCGCCAATCCAGCCGCCAATCCCGATCGCAACGGCCTTTCTCCCCACCATCATCAGGGCAATCCCGATCGCAATGGCCAGCCCCTCCACCCGGCCACCCCCGATTCCGCCGCCGCCACCCCAGCCCCCCAACCCCTGCTGCGCCTCAGCCAGGTGCGCCAATACTACACCCTGGACAGTGGCATCCTAGGGCGATTTTTGGGACAATCCCCCAACACCATCAAGGCAGTGGATGACCTCAGTTTTGAGGTGATGGCCGGGGAAACCCTGGGCTTAGTGGGGGAGTCGGGCTGTGGCAAAAGCACCCTCTGCCGCACCATCTTGCAACTGATCAAACCCACCGCAGGCCGCATTGAATTTGGGGACCAGGATCTGTGCCAGATGTCCGCCCCGGTGCTCCGTCGCCAGCGGCGATCGATGCAAATGGTCTTCCAGGATCCCCGTGCTTGCCTCAACCCCCTGATGACCCTGGGGCAAAGCATTGCCGATCCCCTGCTGGTGCATCGCCTGGTGCCCCATGCCGCCGCCGCTAAGACCCAGGTGCTGGCCCTGCTGGAACGGGTGGGCCTGACCCCAGCCGACACCTTTTACCACCGCCGTCCCCATGAAATTTCCGGGGGCCAACAGCAACGGGTCGCCATCGCCCGCGCCCTGATCACCCATCCCCAATTGCTGATCTGTGATGAACCCGTCAGTATGCTGGATGCGACGGTGCAAGCCCAGGTGCTGGAGTTGATGGTGGATCTGAAGCGGGAGTTCCAGTTGACCTATATTTTTGTGACCCATGATCTCTGGGTGGCTCGATCGTTTTGCGATCGCATTGCGGTCATGTCAGGGGGCAAAATTGTGGAGTTGGGCACCACCGACCAGGTGTTTCGCCACCCCCAACACCCCTACACCCGCAGCTTGTTAGCCGCAGCCCCTGTCTTAAGAACGGCCTAG
- a CDS encoding zf-TFIIB domain-containing protein, whose protein sequence is MPVLCPKDRKHTLSESLLEDSLAVQCCPDCKGTWIPAENYETWQNQQPPAAPDPARLSQPLEVDFHQSPYDAKAALCPECSSYLARAKVNWSKPFFVERCPNCGGIWCDRGEWTILERLGLHRTIQVLFTQEWQAKVRHHETLEQERAATIDKLGPDIATQVFALAQLLEDHPNGDFGVAYLMRRFEQ, encoded by the coding sequence GTGCCTGTACTGTGTCCCAAAGATCGAAAACACACCCTTAGCGAGAGCCTCTTGGAAGACTCCCTGGCGGTGCAATGTTGCCCCGACTGCAAAGGGACGTGGATCCCTGCCGAGAACTACGAAACCTGGCAAAACCAGCAGCCCCCCGCTGCCCCCGATCCAGCGCGGTTGAGTCAACCCCTAGAGGTAGACTTCCATCAGTCCCCCTATGATGCCAAAGCCGCCCTGTGCCCCGAATGTAGCAGTTATTTAGCGCGGGCTAAGGTGAACTGGTCTAAGCCCTTTTTTGTGGAGCGCTGCCCCAATTGTGGGGGAATTTGGTGCGATCGGGGCGAATGGACGATTTTGGAACGGCTAGGGCTACACCGCACCATTCAAGTCTTGTTTACCCAGGAATGGCAAGCCAAGGTGCGCCACCATGAAACCCTGGAACAGGAGCGAGCCGCCACCATCGACAAACTGGGTCCAGACATCGCCACCCAGGTCTTTGCCCTGGCCCAACTGCTGGAGGATCATCCCAACGGGGACTTTGGGGTGGCCTATTTAATGCGCCGCTTCGAGCAGTAA
- a CDS encoding DUF6737 family protein, with the protein MAPVQPPVNVWAYKPWWCQPWSILATGWGAIAASWWLFHRYWLTIVVALPLLAWMVFFVILWPRLMQSSGLLDQLAANPVTANPVTANPVTANPVTANPVTANPVTANPSTRNPETLDPETVENAESEEI; encoded by the coding sequence ATGGCTCCCGTCCAGCCTCCGGTCAATGTCTGGGCCTATAAGCCCTGGTGGTGTCAGCCTTGGTCGATTTTGGCCACGGGTTGGGGGGCGATCGCCGCCAGTTGGTGGCTGTTCCATCGCTATTGGCTGACGATCGTCGTGGCCCTGCCCCTCCTGGCCTGGATGGTCTTTTTTGTAATCCTCTGGCCCCGCTTGATGCAGTCCAGCGGTCTCTTGGATCAATTGGCCGCCAATCCAGTTACCGCAAACCCAGTTACCGCAAACCCAGTTACCGCAAATCCAGTTACCGCAAATCCAGTTACCGCAAATCCAGTTACCGCAAATCCCAGCACCAGAAACCCGGAGACCTTAGACCCAGAAACGGTAGAAAACGCCGAATCAGAGGAAATTTAA
- the hslO gene encoding Hsp33 family molecular chaperone HslO, translated as MADQLIRATAAHNGIRAVGVITTDVTETARLRHNLSPLATDALGRTMAAGLLLASSMKQPQGRVSLRVRGSGPLRGLMVDAGRDGTVRGYVHNPLAELPLNLAGQQDVGRALGAGYLFVMRDLGYGQPFTSTVELVTGEVGDDVAYFLVSSDQTPSALALGVYADQDGVKGAGGLLIQVLPKAARDEALVALVESRCQHLTGFTPLLRSGQTLPEILDSLLGDLGLHILPEVQDLRFSCRCSFDRVLGALKMLGTAELQDMIETDEGAEAVCDFCGEVYQATVGQLGDLIQELQQNELQQNELQQNELQQNPALTEGV; from the coding sequence ATGGCAGATCAACTGATTCGGGCCACCGCCGCCCACAATGGCATTCGCGCCGTCGGGGTCATCACCACCGATGTCACAGAAACAGCCCGACTGCGCCACAACCTCTCTCCCCTGGCCACCGATGCCCTGGGCCGCACCATGGCCGCTGGCTTGCTCCTGGCCTCCAGCATGAAACAACCCCAGGGCCGGGTCAGCCTGCGAGTGCGGGGCAGTGGACCCCTGCGGGGGCTAATGGTGGATGCGGGGCGGGATGGCACCGTGCGGGGCTACGTCCACAATCCCCTGGCGGAATTACCCCTCAATTTGGCAGGACAGCAGGATGTGGGCCGAGCCTTGGGAGCGGGGTATTTATTTGTGATGCGGGATCTGGGCTATGGCCAACCCTTCACCAGCACCGTGGAACTGGTGACCGGCGAAGTGGGGGATGATGTGGCCTACTTCCTCGTCAGTTCCGATCAAACCCCCTCAGCCCTCGCCCTGGGGGTCTATGCCGATCAGGACGGGGTTAAGGGAGCCGGGGGACTGCTGATCCAGGTGTTGCCCAAGGCAGCGCGGGATGAAGCTCTGGTGGCGTTGGTGGAGTCCCGCTGTCAGCACTTGACCGGGTTCACGCCCCTGCTGCGATCGGGCCAAACCTTGCCGGAAATCCTGGACAGCCTCCTGGGGGATCTGGGTCTCCACATTCTGCCGGAGGTGCAGGATTTGCGGTTTTCCTGTCGCTGTTCCTTCGATCGCGTCCTCGGTGCCCTCAAGATGTTGGGAACCGCAGAACTGCAAGACATGATTGAAACAGATGAAGGCGCAGAGGCCGTCTGTGATTTTTGCGGGGAAGTGTATCAAGCCACGGTGGGGCAACTGGGGGACTTAATCCAAGAGTTACAGCAAAACGAATTACAGCAAAACGAATTGCAGCAAAACGAATTACAGCAAAACCCAGCCCTGACGGAGGGAGTCTAA